DNA sequence from the Cohnella herbarum genome:
CCGAACCCGATTCAGAAGTTTTGCGTAACCGTGTTCAAGTATTCGGCCGAGCTTGCAACCTTCGTCGTTGCGATGCCGACCTCCTCGATCGTCTTCACCAGCGCCCGCAGTTCCGATTCCACTTTGGATATTTCGCTAAGGTTGTTTTCTAGGGCTTGCATGATTTGATTAAACGTTTCGCCGGTTCGTTCCGACTGCGTTTGCCCGGATTTGACGTGCTGCTTCACGTCGAGAACCGATTCCACGACCTCTTGCGTATGGGAATTGGATTGTTGGATGAGCTCTCCGATTTGTTTGACCGCGTTAGCGGTTTCCTCTGACAGCTTCTTAACTTCGCTAGCTACGACCGCGAATCCGGCGCCGTGTTGGCCGGCCCTTGCGGCTTCTATGGATGCGTTGAGCGATAGGAGCTTGGTGTGGGAGGAGATTTGCTGTACGATGCGAACGATCGTCTGCATTTGATTGGAAGAGCGCGCCAGCTCGGAGAGAGAAGCTTCCATACGCAGGGAACGCTCTTGGATGGATTCCATCCGCAGCGTAAGCTCGTTCATCTTATCGGAGCCGTCAATCGCCAACATTCTTGAATCGTGAGCCAGGTCGGCGCTATGGAGGAACAGATCGTTCACCTGGTTGCTGCTGGCGATTAGCTGCTCTGTAGAAGCGCTGGTTTGCTCGGTTAACGCGGCTAGCTCCTGGCTGACGAGTCCGATCTTATGCTTCACCTCGCGGCGAACCTGCTCATGGACTTTTTCTCTTTCCTCCGCGTTGATTTTATCGTACGCCTCGAGAACGAGCTGCTGCTCGAAATTCAGAAGTTTGGTGACGGCTTTGCCGTAGATCAGGCTTGTCCGACTGTCGGACACGGAGCCGTGGATGATGTCCAGGAAAGTATTCTGCAGATTCTGAAAGCTGCCGATATACCATTTGGGCTCAAGACCGATCCGTTGATGAACTACGGCGATCCTTAGTCGCTTCAGTACGTATTCATTGTCGATATGACCGCTGAAGAGTTCGATGATATGCTGCGTAAGCGTCGTTCTCAGCCGTTCGATCGTGCTGTGGTCGGTGATGATTTGCCTCAGC
Encoded proteins:
- a CDS encoding globin-coupled sensor protein, with product MTIEMGNDKLSAQLKMIDLTKEDIRMIQSIQPVIIERINEIIDVFYATILKVTTLRQIITDHSTIERLRTTLTQHIIELFSGHIDNEYVLKRLRIAVVHQRIGLEPKWYIGSFQNLQNTFLDIIHGSVSDSRTSLIYGKAVTKLLNFEQQLVLEAYDKINAEEREKVHEQVRREVKHKIGLVSQELAALTEQTSASTEQLIASSNQVNDLFLHSADLAHDSRMLAIDGSDKMNELTLRMESIQERSLRMEASLSELARSSNQMQTIVRIVQQISSHTKLLSLNASIEAARAGQHGAGFAVVASEVKKLSEETANAVKQIGELIQQSNSHTQEVVESVLDVKQHVKSGQTQSERTGETFNQIMQALENNLSEISKVESELRALVKTIEEVGIATTKVASSAEYLNTVTQNF